The proteins below are encoded in one region of Lactuca sativa cultivar Salinas chromosome 3, Lsat_Salinas_v11, whole genome shotgun sequence:
- the LOC111904551 gene encoding ubiquitin receptor RAD23d, producing the protein MKVFVKTLKGTHFEIEVKSEDTVADVKKNIENVQGDVYPAAQQMLIHQGKVLKDATTLEENKVAENSFIVIMLSKTKPTSGEASTAASAPKAPQTSATPPAQAATQAPPPVTQPVSAPSPAPPASDPAPVVNATTGNVYDQVASNLVSGSNLEGTIQHLLDMGGGNWDRDTVVRALRAAFNNPERAVEYLYSGIPEPAELPPAAGVSPLPGLQAAQPPPAAVVPPSGPNSNPLDLFPQGLPDMGANAPAGAAGNLDFLRNSPQFQALRAMVQANPQILQPMLQELGKQNPHLVRLIQEHQADFLRLINEPVEGGENVLGDLAAAMPQAVTVTPEEREAIERLEAMGFDRALVLEVFFACNKNEELAANYLLDHMHEFED; encoded by the exons ATGAAGGTTTTTGTGAAAACATTGAAGGGGACTCACTTCGAAATCGAAGTAAAATCCGAGGACACG GTTGCTGATGTGAAGAAAAATATAGAAAATGTTCAGGGAGATGTTTATCCTGCTGCACAACAAATGCTTATCCATCAAGGCAAAGTGCTTAAAGATGCCACCACCTTAGAAGAAAACAAAGTGGCTGAAAATTCTTTCATTGTCATCATGTTATCCaag ACTAAGCCAACCTCTGGTGAAGCTTCAACAGCAGCATCCGCCCCAAAG GCACCTCAGACAAGCGCAACTCCCCCTGCACAAGCAGCCACTCAGGCTCCGCCACCTGTCACACA GCCTGTGTCTGCTCCTTCACCTGCTCCTCCAGCTTCCGATCCAGCACCTGTTGTGAATGCCAC GACTGGGAATGTATACGATCAAGTAGCATCAAATCTTGTATCAGGAAGTAATTTAGAAGGTACAATTCAACATCTTCTTGATATGGGAGGAGGAAACTGGGATAGGGATACTGTCGTTCGTGCTCTTCGTGCTGCTTTCAATAATCCAGAAAGAGCTGTTGAATATCTCTATTCT GGTATACCGGAGCCAGCAGAACTCCCGCCAGCTGCCGGAGTTTCACCACTGCCAGGTCTGCAGGCTGCTCAGCCCCCGCCAGCTGCAGTCGTTCCTCCAAGTGGACCAAATTCAAACCCTTTGGATCTCTTCCCTCAG GGACTTCCTGACATGGGCGCAAATGCTCCTGCTGGTGCTGCTGGCAACCTGGATTTTCTTCGTAACAGTCCAcag TTTCAAGCACTTCGAGCCATGGTGCAGGCTAATCCCCAAATCTTGCAG CCTATGCTACAAGAGTTGGGGAAGCAAAATCCACACCTGGTGAGACTGATTCAAGAGCATCAAGCTGATTTCCTTCGTTTGATCAATGAGCCTGTTGAAGGGGGAGA GAACGTACTTGGAGATCTTGCTGCAGCGATGCCACAGGCTGTGACTGTTACTCCTGAGGAACGTGAAGCCATTGAACGC CTTGAAGCAATGGGATTTGATAGAGCACTAGTGTTAGAGGTGTTTTTCGCATGCAACAAGAATGAAGAGCTTGCAGCTAATTACCTGTTAGATCATATGCATGAGTTTGAAGACTAG
- the LOC111904553 gene encoding ACD11 homolog protein, translated as MAFFSYFSSTNRSTEWSNSKRMDYSVGDEFEDAGTRTSLSSIADAFEEISDLIIAGRNGDFAVLKLKPFCDACSFVSVLFGSLGIAFKFAEMEYTSKVRDLEEASERYVSLTSVVDYDVKCKTVKSHGSHTRNLRRVRQGLDLIRELFQNFLSTNDYSLKDAASSAYQQVCAPYHSWAVRTAVSAGMCALPSREQLLLNLNETEQSAAVQMRRYIKASLPVIKYIDNLYISRGINLDW; from the exons ATGGCTTTTTTTTCCTACTTCAGCTCCACCAACAGGAGCACGGAATG GAGCAACTCTAAGAGGATGGATTATAGCGTTGGTGATGAGTTTGAAGACGCTGGAACAAGGACCTCTCTTTCTTCGATCGCTGATGCATTTGAGGAAATTTCGGATCTGATTATAGCAGGAAGAAATGGTGATTTTGCTGTTTTGAAATTAAAGCCTTTTTGTGATGCGTGTTCTTTCGTTTCTGTGCTCTTCGGTTCCCTTGGCATCGCTTTTAAATTCGCCGAGATGGAATACACCTCTAAG GTGCGTGATCTAGAAGAAGCATCAGAACGCTATGTGAGTTTAACCAGTGTCGTTGATTATGATGTAAAATGCAAGACAGTGAAGTCACATGGTAGCCATACTCGTAATCTTCGCAGAGTTAGACAGGGTCTTGACCTAATTCGAGAATTATTCCAGAATTTTCTATCAACCAA CGATTACTCCCTAAAAGATGCAGCTTCATCAGCATATCAACAAGTGTGTGCGCCATATCATTCATGGGCTGTTAGAACTGCAGTTTCTGCAGGAATGTGTGCTCTTCCATCAAGGGAACAACTTCTGCTCAATTTAAATGAAACTG AGCAATCAGCAGCTGTGCAAATGAGAAGATATATAAAAGCTTCACTTCCGGTGATTAAGTACATAGATAATTTATACATTTCAAGGGGCATCAATTTAGATTGGTGA